One Gloeobacter morelensis MG652769 DNA window includes the following coding sequences:
- the ftsH gene encoding ATP-dependent zinc metalloprotease FtsH has protein sequence MGEQSDGERTNTPKSGRGWDYIAVLVLVLVAVNLLVLPAVLMSASGPSEPYSRFIEQLEQGKVTRVLVAGDRIEYELAGEKKRHRTVPLPADPQLAGLLRRHKVEYTAAPSRGADWLPGVLGWLMLPLAVLGFWWLLGRGGAQGPQTLTMSRSRARIYAQGSTGVAFGDVAGVDEAKGELQEIVQFLKLPERYTRIGAKIPKGVLLVGPPGTGKTLLAKAVAGEAGVPFFSISGSEFVELFVGVGAARVRDLFEQAKQQAPCIIFIDELDAIGKARVGSPMAGGNDEREQTLNQLLAEMDGFAPNTGVILLAATNRPESLDPALLRPGRFDRRVLVDRPDKTGRLAILQVHARPVKLAPDVDLVAMAGRTAGFAGADLANLINEAALLAARQGKAAVTMADLTEALERVVAGLEKRSRVLGDEERATVAFHESGHAIVARLVPCTGRVEKISIVPRGMAALGYTLQLPEEDRFLMSEPEMRGRLAVLMGGRAAEHLIFGEFSTGAADDLQQATDLAQRMITLYGMGADLGPVAFEKPQSEFLGGTVLRRPVSEAVAEQIDRALRAVLESAYARALDLLRVNGPLLEEMARLLLVQEVLEGPQLRALLDRAVSLAEPRTALCKQSAP, from the coding sequence ATGGGCGAACAATCCGACGGCGAGCGGACGAACACCCCCAAATCCGGACGGGGCTGGGACTACATTGCCGTGCTGGTGCTGGTGCTGGTGGCGGTGAACCTGCTGGTGCTGCCCGCAGTACTGATGTCCGCATCCGGCCCGAGCGAACCCTACAGCCGGTTTATCGAACAACTCGAGCAGGGAAAAGTCACCCGCGTACTGGTGGCGGGCGACCGTATCGAATACGAACTGGCGGGCGAGAAAAAACGCCACCGGACGGTGCCCCTGCCCGCCGATCCGCAACTGGCCGGGCTGCTGCGCCGACACAAAGTCGAATACACGGCGGCGCCCTCCCGCGGTGCCGACTGGCTGCCGGGGGTGCTTGGGTGGTTGATGCTGCCTCTGGCGGTGTTGGGCTTCTGGTGGCTATTGGGCCGAGGTGGAGCGCAGGGGCCTCAGACACTCACGATGAGCCGTTCGCGGGCGCGCATTTACGCCCAGGGTTCGACCGGAGTCGCCTTCGGCGATGTGGCCGGCGTCGACGAGGCCAAGGGCGAACTGCAGGAGATTGTCCAGTTTCTCAAGCTGCCCGAGCGCTACACCCGCATCGGCGCCAAGATCCCCAAGGGGGTGCTGCTGGTCGGTCCCCCCGGCACCGGCAAGACGCTGCTGGCCAAGGCCGTCGCCGGTGAGGCGGGGGTGCCGTTTTTTTCGATTTCGGGATCCGAATTTGTCGAACTGTTCGTGGGTGTCGGGGCGGCGCGGGTGCGCGACCTGTTCGAGCAGGCCAAGCAGCAGGCGCCGTGCATCATCTTCATCGACGAACTAGATGCCATCGGCAAGGCGCGGGTCGGCTCGCCCATGGCTGGGGGCAACGACGAGCGCGAGCAGACCCTCAACCAGCTACTGGCCGAGATGGACGGCTTTGCCCCCAACACCGGCGTTATCCTGCTGGCGGCCACCAACCGGCCGGAGAGCCTCGACCCGGCGTTACTCAGGCCGGGGCGCTTCGATCGGCGGGTACTGGTGGATCGGCCCGATAAAACCGGCCGCCTCGCCATTTTGCAGGTGCACGCCCGACCGGTGAAACTGGCCCCCGACGTCGATTTGGTGGCGATGGCGGGGCGGACCGCCGGATTTGCCGGAGCGGATCTGGCCAATTTGATCAACGAGGCGGCGTTGCTCGCAGCCCGCCAGGGCAAAGCGGCCGTGACCATGGCTGATCTGACGGAGGCGCTCGAGCGGGTGGTGGCGGGCCTGGAGAAGCGCTCGCGCGTGCTGGGGGACGAGGAGCGCGCCACGGTCGCCTTCCACGAATCCGGGCACGCGATCGTCGCCCGCCTGGTGCCCTGCACCGGCCGGGTCGAGAAAATCTCGATCGTCCCCCGGGGGATGGCCGCCCTCGGCTACACGCTGCAACTGCCGGAGGAGGATCGCTTTTTGATGAGCGAGCCCGAGATGCGCGGACGGCTGGCGGTGTTGATGGGCGGTCGGGCGGCGGAGCACCTGATCTTTGGCGAATTTTCGACCGGCGCTGCGGACGACTTGCAGCAGGCCACCGACCTGGCGCAGCGGATGATCACCCTCTACGGCATGGGCGCGGACCTTGGTCCGGTCGCCTTTGAAAAACCGCAGTCGGAATTTTTGGGCGGGACGGTGCTGCGCCGCCCCGTGAGCGAAGCGGTCGCCGAGCAAATCGATCGCGCACTGCGCGCAGTGCTCGAAAGTGCCTACGCCCGCGCCCTCGACCTGTTGCGGGTCAACGGGCCGCTCTTGGAGGAGATGGCCCGGCTGTTGCTGGTGCAGGAGGTGCTTGAGGGCCCGCAGTTGCGCGCGCTGTTGGATCGGGCGGTGTCGCTTGCGGAGCCGCGGACGGCACTGTGCAAGCAAAGCGCCCCATAG
- a CDS encoding response regulator transcription factor: MSNPILVVEDDETLAQVLRKTLESEGYTVTLARDGRAALELGREPGLQLIILDLMLPRMSGLEVCQRLRSENVVTPIIMLTARGLDTDKVFGLRLGADDYLSKPFNIDELLARIEAVLRRTHQSKPSQHVSVGDLEIDFQRMSVCKNRQKLDLSSREFQVLECLFRNAGQTVDREKIYQEVWGYDTAVTNRTIDFHIARLRSKLEDNPKEPRYILTVHGSGYRFVVPEA; encoded by the coding sequence ATGAGCAACCCCATTTTGGTCGTTGAGGACGACGAGACCCTGGCGCAGGTGCTGCGCAAGACCCTCGAATCGGAAGGCTACACGGTGACGCTCGCGCGCGACGGCCGCGCTGCTTTGGAGTTGGGCCGCGAGCCGGGACTGCAACTTATCATTCTTGACTTGATGCTGCCGCGCATGAGCGGGCTGGAAGTTTGCCAACGCCTGCGCTCCGAGAACGTCGTCACGCCGATCATCATGCTGACTGCCCGCGGCCTCGACACCGACAAGGTCTTCGGCCTGCGGCTCGGGGCGGATGATTACCTCAGCAAACCTTTTAACATCGATGAGTTGCTGGCCCGCATCGAGGCGGTCCTGCGCCGCACCCACCAGAGCAAACCTTCCCAACACGTAAGCGTAGGAGATCTGGAGATCGATTTTCAGCGCATGAGCGTCTGCAAAAACCGCCAAAAGCTCGACCTCTCCTCGCGGGAATTCCAGGTGCTGGAGTGTCTGTTTCGCAACGCCGGACAGACGGTGGACCGCGAAAAAATTTATCAGGAAGTCTGGGGCTACGACACCGCCGTCACCAACCGCACCATCGACTTTCACATCGCCCGGCTGCGCTCCAAGCTCGAAGACAATCCCAAAGAACCGCGCTATATCCTCACGGTGCACGGCTCCGGGTACCGGTTCGTGGTGCCGGAGGCGTGA
- a CDS encoding GNAT family N-acetyltransferase has protein sequence MIRLRPYEPGDAPALIHLFRDTVRRINVRDYSPEQVAAWAPEEIDSRVWEGQLTDRFAVVAQIGEAVVGFTDFESDGHLDRFYVHADYQGRGVGGAMLAAVEAEAVRLGLDRVFTEASITARPFFERRGFRVLQAQTVVRRGEKLVNYRMEKRLGSIESPN, from the coding sequence ATGATCCGGCTGCGCCCCTACGAACCCGGCGACGCACCTGCACTCATCCATTTGTTTCGAGATACCGTTCGCCGCATCAACGTTCGGGACTACTCGCCTGAGCAAGTGGCGGCCTGGGCACCGGAGGAGATCGACTCCCGGGTCTGGGAAGGGCAGTTGACCGACCGTTTTGCCGTCGTGGCGCAGATTGGCGAAGCGGTCGTCGGATTCACCGATTTCGAGAGCGACGGCCACCTCGATCGCTTCTATGTCCACGCCGACTACCAGGGCCGGGGTGTGGGCGGGGCGATGCTCGCCGCCGTCGAGGCCGAGGCGGTGCGCCTTGGCCTCGACCGGGTGTTCACCGAGGCGAGCATCACGGCGCGGCCTTTTTTCGAGCGGCGCGGCTTTCGGGTGTTGCAGGCACAGACTGTCGTCCGGCGCGGGGAGAAGCTGGTCAACTACCGGATGGAGAAGCGGCTCGGGTCTATCGAATCGCCGAACTGA